The Deefgea tanakiae DNA segment TGGTTGCTCAAGCCATTAAACCGAATGCCAATTGGCAAGCACTCAGCGGCTTGACTGGAAAAACAGCAGCCGAGATCGGCTTGTTTACCGCAGTGAGCCCCATCGAAGCCGACTTGAATACGCTCTTAGGCACTGATGCCGCAGCGGTGAAAGCTGCGCTGGGTGGTGCGATTTTGAAACAAGAGCGTGTGATGTATTTGCTCAATGAGCAGAAAGGCAATGCGACGTGGTTGCTGATTGATGGCGACAATCGCAAGCTTGAAGTGGGGCAAATTGAAAACGGCAAGTTGAAAAACTTTGCCAGCCAAGGCGAAGCTTTGCACCGCCCGAGTGATATTCAAGCGTTGATTACCAAAAACGTAAAATAATTTGCAAAGGGTATTTGGCTCTAGGTAATGATTTTGATTGCTTATAGCTCTATACCCTTTATTTTATTGAAATCGCGGTCAGCGGTGGTAAACCATTTGCCGCCCGTGCAGTTTGACAGGCGGGATTGGGTTGGCCCAATTCATCGTGCACATAAAATTCGCGACAAGTACTGGAGCGGTGATGGTAAATACTGCATCGGCTACTTTTACCGACTTCCCCTTCAAAGCACACACAACGCGGTTTTTCTTGATTCGTTCCGGCCATCGCAGCGTAAAACGGCGTA contains these protein-coding regions:
- a CDS encoding YkgJ family cysteine cluster protein; translated protein: MNTSDQQIKLIQDDGRVFVDMPDGDDHVCASCGACCNHFRVSFYVGEIAGGLAEDAIGVPADKVIPITPFYAAMAGTNQEKPRCVCFEGEVGKSSRCSIYHHRSSTCREFYVHDELGQPNPACQTARAANGLPPLTAISIK